A region of the Pseudomonadota bacterium genome:
GTGTCGTCGTCCGCCAGGGTGAGGGCATGTTCCGTGTCGCCCACGTAGGTGATGCGATCGCCGCGGATGGCGACGGCTTGCGCGTCCGGGTGCCAGCCCGCGTCGTCGCGGGGGGCGCCGGGCGCCGGGAGGCCCTCGCCGCTCGGGTCCTCCCAGGCCAGGGTGTACACGCGGGCGTTGTAGAGGATCAGGTCGGCCGCAGCGTCGGCTTCGGTTGGTGCGGCGGGCTGTTCGCAGGCCCCCAGGGGCAGGAGGAGGGGGGCGAGCAGGAAGGGAGTTAGAAGAGTGCGCATAGAGTGCAGTCCGCAGGGGCGATCGACGCGCCCAGTATAGGGGCGCGTCGATCGCGCTGGCACCGCACCCTCGGTTGCTTAGTGGGCGAGCACCATCTGCTCCTTACCGTCCTTGGCCTTGGCCGCCTGAAACGCCGGGTCCTCGTACACCCGTTGCAGCCACGCGCGACAGTTGGGGTGGCTGTCCGTGAGAAAGCCCTTGAGGCTGGCGGACTCGATCGAGTAGCTGAGCACGATGTCCGCGGCGCTCAAGGCGTCCCCACCGAACCAGGGCGCTTCGGCGAGGTCCGCTTCGGCCTTCGCCAGGAGCAAGTCTAGACGCGGTTTGATGAAGCCGTCGCCGGCGCGGCCCAGGGCGATGCTCACGAAGGGCTTCATGAAGAACGGCACGCGCTGCTTGATGACGGTGAACAGCGTTTCCATCATCAGCAGGGGCGTGAGCGAGCCCTGGCCCACGTGATACCAGAACAGGAAGCGGGCGCGATTGGGGGC
Encoded here:
- a CDS encoding glutathione S-transferase family protein, yielding MLTLHHLEYSQSFRILWLLEALGIPYALELYERDPKTMLAPAAYKALSPLGTAPVITNGDLVLAETNAIVDYLLDQHPNAALRPPADAPNRARFLFWYHVGQGSLTPLLMMETLFTVIKQRVPFFMKPFVSIALGRAGDGFIKPRLDLLLAKAEADLAEAPWFGGDALSAADIVLSYSIESASLKGFLTDSHPNCRAWLQRVYEDPAFQAAKAKDGKEQMVLAH